A single genomic interval of Notolabrus celidotus isolate fNotCel1 chromosome 13, fNotCel1.pri, whole genome shotgun sequence harbors:
- the scara3 gene encoding scavenger receptor class A member 3, protein MKDNYGGYENQLFKEEDFTGEEEVPSFRGRSRGGCIRCQQSQSLQLAVKVLYGFVAFLIITVAVLASLVFKKVDNLTEEESIYSKKISRVQQGIEELGSTSNCSGCLDVTLYSEEITRLKREFEDIQRMIFGQEEVLDQASQTQTTLKATNNRLTLDMQNHLMSIKLLNQSLERYLERVEGWKDVVEESQERIKTMTEDQYDVKATSQQVNVTVALSAMWIDALQRKADEETLVLQKLTSDWQNYSRVLTAIKSNTSTTTQNMRFVQNNIAADHQRIAMSAEVYYDLTQQVMNLQMQLDNVTTFMDEHEENMHDLHYHSRYYENRTGERFSALDGRLNSISMEIDTISSSINATVSHVQSMYKYINIESSSCQSRLGRHTEDLQNLNNTVLLLLHLADTLRQQNMLLNVQLDVDVRNFSMIMEEMKLVDVHHTQLIKNFTIVKGIPGPPGPKGNRGETGTKGPMGLTGSKGDRGPLGTRGFAGEKGSLGPKGVQGETGISGNRGAQGIKGAKGAPGTPGPRGERGQKGDMGPAGAGGGPGPTGPAGEHGIGGQRGIIGIPGPRGKPGPVGAPGPPGTPGPPGLPYHHDRVNTQQGAVTPATGSKRQ, encoded by the exons ATGAAAG acaaCTATGGAGGATACGAGAACCAGCTTTTTAAAG AGGAGGATTTTACTGGAGAGGAGGAAGTGCCGTCATTCCGAG GTCGTAGCAGAGGTGGCTGTATAAGGTGCCAGCAGAGCCAGTCTCTACAGCTGGCTGTCAAAGTCCTTTATGGATTTGTTGCTTTCCTCATCATCACTGTGGCAGTGCTGGCATCACTTG TGTTCAAGAAGGTTGACAACCTGACTGAAGAGGAGTCCATCTACAGCAAGAAGATTAGCAGGGTTCAACAGGGAATAGAAG AACTCGGCTCCACCTCGAATTGTTCAGGCTGTCTGGATGTGACTCTGTACAGCGAGGAGATCACCAGACTGAAGAGAGAGTTTGAGGACATCCAGAGAATGATATTTGGACAGGAGGAG GTCCTGGACCAGGCCTCCCAGACACAGACCACCCTCAAGGCCACCAACAACCGTCTAACACTTGACATGCAAAACCACCTCATGTCCATCAAACTCCTCAACCAGTCTCTGGAACGATACCTGGAGCGCGTGGAGGGCTGGAAGGACGTGGTGGAGGAGTCTCAAGAGAGAATTAAGACTATGACGGAGGATCAGTACGACGTCAAAGCTACATCACAGCAAGTGAATGTAACAGTGGCACTCAG cGCGATGTGGATTGACGCCCTGCAAAGGAAAGCAGATGAAGAGACTCTGGTCCTCCAGAAGTTGACCAGCGATTGGCAGAACTACAGCAGAGTTCTGACCGCCATCAAATCCAACACGAGCACCACCACGCAAAACATGAGGTTCGTCCAAAACAACATCGCAGCGGATCACCAGAGAATCGCCATGTCTGCTGAGGTGTACTACGACCTCACACAGCAG GTGATGAACCTGCAGATGCAGCTTGACAATGTGACAACCTTCATGGACGAGCACGAGGAGAACATGCATGACCTTCACTACCATTCCAG GTACTATGAGAACCGGACAGGTGAGCGCTTCTCTGCATTAGATGGTCGTCTTAACTCCATCAGTATGGAGATTGACACGATCTCCTCCAGCATCAACGCCACCGTAAGCCACGTCCAGAGTATGTACAAGTACATCAACATCGAGAGCTCATCTTGCCAGAGTCGCCTGGGCAGACACACAGAAGATCTACAG AACCTAAACAACACAGTCCTGTTGCTGCTCCACTTAGCCGACACACTGAGGCAGCAGAACATGTTGTTGAATGTCCAACTGGATGTGGATGTCAGGAACTTCTCCATGATCATGGAGGAGATGAAGCTTGTGGATGTTCACCACACACAGCTCATAAAGAACTTCACTATAGTAAAAG GTATTCCTGGACCACCAGGGCCCAAAGGGAACCGTGGCGAGACTGGCACAAAAGGACCAATGGGATTGACTGGGAGCAAAGGTGACAGAGGCCCTTTAGGAACTCGTGGATTTGCTGGGGAGAAGGGTTCTCTTGGGCCCAAAGGAGTACAAGGTGAAACAGGCATTAGTGGCAATAGAGGGGCACAAGGAATCAAAGGAGCTAAAGGGGCTCCTGGCACTCCTGGACCTCGTGGTGAAAGAGGCCAGAAGGGTGATATGGGCCCCGCTGGTGCAGGTGGTGGCCCAGGACCCACAGGGCCAGCAGGAGAGCATGGCATAGGAGGTCAACGAGGCATTATCGGGATACCAGGACCACGAGGGAAACCTGGACCAGTTGGCGCACCGGGGCCACCAGGAACTCCTGGACCTCCAGGCCTGCCATATCACCATGACAGAGTCAACACCCAGCAGGGAGCTGTGACGCCTGCTACTGGATCCAAGAGACAGTAG